In the Sphingobacterium sp. PCS056 genome, CTCAAAAGCAATATTCTGCTTGTAAACATGTATCTTTGTGTTATTATGGTATATATCACTCGTCGTGAGCGCTTTTGCGCTGCACATAAGCTTTACCGAGAAGATTGGAGTATTGAAAAAAACGAAAATGTTTTCGGCAACTGTTCTAATGTTAACTGGCATGGTCATAACTATGATTTGTTTGTAACGGTCAAAGGTGACGTAAATCCAACTACAGGTTTTTTGATTGATTTAAAATTGATGAAAACCATCATTCTGGAGCATGTTGTGAATAAGGTCGATCATAAAAATATTAATCTTGATGTCGATTTTATGAAAGATAAAATGGCATCTACAGAAAATATTGCGATTGCCATATTTGAAGTCTTACAACCATTATTCGAAGCAGAGCAGGTGCAATTGCACAGTATTCGTCTGCATGAAACTGAAAATAATTACGTCGAATATTTTGGCGATTAATCTTATACACTAATTTATTTAATAACTATGAGTAATCACTCATTTGAAGAGGAAGAGTTAGACGGCTACGTTAAAATTGATCAATATAATCAAGATAAAGTTGATCGTATTGCAGCTCATTATACAGATATTTTAGAATCTTTAGGCGAAAATCCAAATCGTGAAGGATTAATCAAAACACCAGAGCGTGTAGCAAAAGCATTGCAGTTTTTAACACATGGCTATGATATTGATCCGGCAAAAGTATT is a window encoding:
- a CDS encoding 6-pyruvoyl trahydropterin synthase family protein yields the protein MVYITRRERFCAAHKLYREDWSIEKNENVFGNCSNVNWHGHNYDLFVTVKGDVNPTTGFLIDLKLMKTIILEHVVNKVDHKNINLDVDFMKDKMASTENIAIAIFEVLQPLFEAEQVQLHSIRLHETENNYVEYFGD